One genomic window of Gossypium hirsutum isolate 1008001.06 chromosome D11, Gossypium_hirsutum_v2.1, whole genome shotgun sequence includes the following:
- the LOC107913688 gene encoding pyruvate dehydrogenase E1 component subunit alpha, mitochondrial, with translation MTSLKDKIAKMEAELQAAEPVKVELQQSVVFFALSGDGAANRRQLFEALNISALWDLPAILVYENNHYGMGTAEWRAAKSPAYYKRGDYAHGLKVDVMDALAVKQACTFAKEHALKNGPIQATEYNTLLEYCACFKLFYACGTEDIDLKENPTFSLQSVDEIMKIVEEAKVAPRISRPIGGFG, from the exons ATGACGAGCCTTAAGGATAAAATAGCTAAGATGGAAGCAGAACTGCAAGCAGCTGAGCCTGTTAAGGTAGAGTTGCAGCAG AGTGTTGTATTCTTTGCTTTATCTGGTGATGGGGCTGCTAATCGAAGGCAGTTGTTTGAGGCTTTGAACATCTCTGCACTTTGGGATCTGCCTgcaattttggtctacgagaaTAATCATT ATGGTATGGGGACGGCTGAGTGGAGAGCCGCAAAGAGTCCTGCTTACTACAAACGTGGGGATTATGCTCATGGTTTGAAG GTGGATGTAATGGATGCTCTTGCTGTGAAGCAAGCTTGCACGTTTGCCAAAGAACATGCTTTGAAGAATGGACCAATT CAAGCGACAGAATACAACACTTTGTTGGAATATTGTGCTTGTTTCAAACTATTTTATGCTTGTGGTACTGAAGACATAGATCTGAAAGAAAACCCGACGTTCTCCCTCCAAAGTGTTGATGAAATCATGAAAATAGTTGAAGAGGCCAAAGTTGCCCCTAGAATATCACGGCCTATCGGTGGCTTTGGCTAG